One Pseudoclavibacter endophyticus DNA segment encodes these proteins:
- a CDS encoding purine-nucleoside phosphorylase — protein MTTLPSLDLDDPAASPVDVAAAAARSIAEATGVERHDIALTLGSGWGQTADVLGETVASIPAHEIPGFSRSAVAGHPGTIRSVRLERGGHALVIGARTHLYEGLGVRRVVHSVRTAAAAGCSIMVLTNGAGGVRPEWAPGTPVLISDHINLTAASPLEGATFIDLTDLYSARLRAIAREVRDLDEGVYVQNRGPHYETPAEVRMARAIGGDIVGMSTALEAIAAREAGMEVLGLSLITNAAAGVSPHPLSHEEVIEAGRAAEGELARLLAGIVGRLS, from the coding sequence ATGACCACGTTGCCGTCACTCGACCTTGACGACCCGGCCGCTTCCCCCGTCGACGTCGCCGCAGCGGCCGCACGTTCGATCGCGGAGGCCACCGGTGTGGAGCGCCACGACATCGCCCTCACGCTCGGCAGCGGATGGGGGCAGACCGCCGACGTGCTCGGCGAAACGGTCGCGAGCATCCCGGCCCACGAGATCCCCGGGTTCTCGAGATCGGCCGTCGCCGGACACCCGGGAACGATCCGCTCGGTGCGCCTCGAACGCGGCGGCCACGCGCTCGTCATCGGGGCGCGAACGCACCTCTACGAGGGGCTCGGCGTGCGGCGCGTCGTGCATTCGGTGCGCACGGCCGCGGCGGCCGGATGCTCCATCATGGTGCTGACGAACGGCGCGGGAGGGGTGCGTCCCGAGTGGGCGCCCGGCACGCCCGTGCTGATCTCGGACCACATCAACCTGACCGCGGCATCGCCGCTCGAGGGCGCCACCTTCATCGATCTCACCGACCTGTACTCGGCCCGGCTCCGGGCGATCGCCCGCGAGGTGCGCGATCTCGACGAGGGCGTCTACGTCCAGAATCGCGGCCCCCACTACGAAACACCGGCCGAGGTGCGCATGGCTCGCGCGATCGGCGGCGACATCGTCGGCATGTCGACCGCGCTCGAGGCGATCGCGGCGCGGGAGGCCGGCATGGAGGTGCTCGGCCTCTCGCTCATCACGAACGCAGCCGCCGGCGTTTCGCCGCACCCGCTCAGCCACGAGGAGGTCATCGAGGCCGGGCGTGCCGCCGAGGGCGAGCTCGCCCGGCTGCTGGCCGGCATCGTCGGGAGGCTCTCGTGA
- a CDS encoding multidrug effflux MFS transporter yields MSAPPSGASGPGVPPERTPRRALLVAVLGAMSAFGPMSMDFYLPGMPRLADELGAGDSLAQATMAVCMLGLAVGQLVVGPWSDRVGRRLPLLIGVALFAVASVGCAFAPTIEVLLAVRFVQGVGGAAGLVVARAIVRDLYSGAAAARTFSRLMLVIGISPILAPVLGGALLAWTDWRGLFLILGAVGVLLFVLAMLVVPDTLGAARHEAGGVRALRRQVASVLAHRQFMLLVLATGVNQGVLFAFIQMSSLVYQREYGLDEQTFALAFAINSVGMLIVSQINGSIVSRFAPARIMVVSVSTALVSSALVVVGAALALPLLAIAVVLFVAVSMHGASMPNLSALALEPFARGAGLASAFIGCAQFFIGGLVPVVASLAGTSMLTMGVTMTACAVLALALALLARRVGPAGEPAAP; encoded by the coding sequence ATGTCTGCGCCGCCGTCGGGAGCCTCGGGGCCGGGCGTACCGCCGGAGCGGACGCCGCGGCGCGCGCTGCTCGTCGCCGTGCTCGGCGCCATGAGCGCCTTCGGCCCGATGTCGATGGATTTCTACCTGCCCGGCATGCCCCGGCTCGCCGACGAGCTCGGCGCGGGCGACTCGCTCGCGCAGGCGACCATGGCCGTGTGCATGCTCGGGCTCGCGGTGGGCCAGCTCGTCGTCGGCCCGTGGAGCGATCGCGTCGGCCGCCGCCTGCCGTTGCTGATCGGCGTCGCGCTCTTCGCCGTCGCCTCGGTCGGATGCGCTTTCGCCCCCACCATTGAGGTGCTGCTCGCCGTGCGATTCGTGCAGGGGGTCGGCGGCGCCGCGGGGCTCGTCGTCGCACGGGCGATCGTGCGCGACCTCTACAGCGGCGCCGCAGCCGCCAGGACGTTCTCGCGGCTCATGCTCGTGATCGGCATCTCGCCAATCCTCGCGCCGGTGCTCGGCGGGGCGCTCCTCGCCTGGACCGACTGGCGCGGTCTCTTCCTGATCCTCGGAGCCGTCGGCGTGCTGCTGTTCGTGCTCGCGATGCTCGTCGTGCCCGACACCCTCGGCGCCGCTCGGCATGAGGCCGGCGGTGTCCGCGCACTGCGCCGGCAGGTCGCCTCGGTGCTCGCGCACCGGCAGTTCATGCTGCTCGTGCTCGCGACCGGCGTGAACCAGGGCGTGCTGTTCGCCTTCATCCAGATGAGCTCGCTCGTGTACCAGCGCGAGTACGGGCTCGACGAGCAGACGTTCGCGCTGGCCTTCGCGATCAATTCCGTCGGGATGCTCATCGTGAGCCAGATCAACGGATCGATCGTCAGCCGCTTCGCGCCGGCCAGGATCATGGTCGTCTCGGTGTCGACGGCCCTCGTCAGCAGCGCGCTCGTGGTGGTGGGAGCGGCGCTCGCACTTCCCCTGCTGGCGATCGCGGTCGTGCTGTTCGTGGCCGTGTCGATGCACGGCGCCTCCATGCCCAACCTCAGCGCGCTCGCCCTCGAACCGTTCGCCCGGGGAGCGGGGCTCGCGTCGGCGTTCATCGGCTGCGCACAGTTCTTCATCGGCGGGCTCGTGCCGGTCGTCGCCTCGCTCGCGGGAACCTCGATGCTCACGATGGGCGTCACGATGACCGCCTGCGCCGTGCTCGCCCTCGCACTGGCGCTCCTCGCGCGCCGCGTGGGGCCGGCCGGGGAGCCGGCTGCGCCCTGA
- a CDS encoding phospho-sugar mutase has product MPVAGETLSRQLQVSLRFAASRWAEQDPDPVTRAELEELLQRAGDPDPNPAGIPPDDTSDTAVAWRGLRDRFRSRLAFGTAGLRGELGAGPARMNRVLVAQTARGFADYLLARGEQPSIVIGYDARINSDVFARDTAELMQGAGVRATLLPRPLPTPVLAFAVRDLGADAGVMVTASHNPKRDNGYKVFLGGADGGSQIIAPADAEIAAAIGEVAHGSLVTELPRSGDYEIAGEDLVERYVAATAASFRGTVAPLRVVYTPMHGVGWATFRDVLDAAGLPHPTLVHHQTEPDGAFPTLDFPNPEEPGALDLAYAAGDTVLADLVIAHDPDADRLAVAIPTAHGWHRFGGNEIGRLLGWRAAEHLAATGETGTLATSLVSSPALRAVADAYGLGYAETPTGFKWISRAEGIAFGYEEALGYLVDPEKVRDKDGISAALAVLELAMRLAAENRTLLDLEAEFAERFGAFASRQVSTRFAVLSEIPRVMRALRDAPPAAIGDVAVSRRDDFAAGLDGIPPSDILRLWLADGTRVMIRPSGTEPKIKVYIDAVATGDGSSRQLTAKAEAAAEAAAAGARALLEAM; this is encoded by the coding sequence ATGCCGGTCGCGGGCGAAACCCTCTCGCGCCAGCTGCAGGTTTCGCTGCGCTTCGCCGCGAGCCGGTGGGCCGAACAGGACCCGGACCCCGTGACCAGGGCCGAGCTCGAGGAGCTGCTCCAACGGGCGGGCGACCCCGACCCGAATCCCGCCGGCATCCCGCCCGATGACACCTCCGACACGGCGGTCGCCTGGCGCGGACTGCGCGACCGATTCCGCAGCCGGCTCGCCTTCGGAACGGCGGGGCTCCGAGGCGAGCTGGGCGCGGGCCCCGCGCGCATGAATCGCGTTCTCGTGGCCCAGACGGCACGGGGGTTCGCCGACTACCTGCTTGCCCGCGGGGAGCAGCCGTCGATCGTGATCGGCTATGACGCGCGCATCAACTCCGACGTGTTCGCGCGCGACACGGCCGAGCTCATGCAGGGCGCCGGCGTGCGGGCCACGCTGCTCCCCCGCCCGCTGCCGACACCGGTGCTGGCCTTTGCCGTGCGCGACCTGGGTGCCGACGCCGGCGTCATGGTGACGGCCTCGCACAACCCCAAGCGCGACAACGGTTACAAGGTGTTCCTCGGCGGGGCCGATGGCGGCTCGCAGATCATTGCGCCAGCCGACGCCGAGATCGCGGCCGCGATCGGCGAGGTCGCGCACGGCAGCCTCGTGACCGAGCTCCCCCGCAGCGGCGACTACGAGATCGCTGGCGAAGACCTCGTCGAGCGATACGTCGCGGCGACCGCCGCATCCTTCCGCGGCACCGTCGCCCCGCTGCGGGTCGTCTACACGCCGATGCACGGCGTCGGCTGGGCCACGTTCCGCGATGTGCTCGACGCCGCGGGCCTGCCGCATCCGACCCTCGTGCACCATCAGACGGAGCCCGACGGCGCCTTCCCGACCCTTGACTTCCCCAACCCCGAGGAGCCGGGCGCCCTCGATCTCGCGTACGCCGCGGGCGACACGGTGCTGGCTGACCTTGTGATCGCCCACGACCCCGACGCCGACCGGCTCGCGGTTGCGATCCCCACGGCGCACGGATGGCACCGCTTCGGCGGCAACGAGATCGGGCGCCTGCTCGGCTGGCGCGCCGCCGAGCACCTCGCCGCGACGGGTGAGACCGGCACGCTCGCGACGTCGCTCGTGTCATCGCCGGCCCTGCGCGCCGTCGCCGATGCCTACGGGCTTGGCTATGCCGAGACGCCGACGGGCTTCAAGTGGATCTCTCGGGCGGAGGGCATCGCCTTCGGCTACGAAGAGGCGCTTGGCTATCTCGTCGACCCCGAGAAGGTGCGCGACAAAGACGGCATCTCGGCCGCGCTCGCGGTGCTCGAGCTGGCCATGCGGCTCGCCGCCGAGAACCGCACGCTGCTTGATCTCGAAGCCGAGTTCGCCGAGAGATTCGGCGCGTTCGCTTCGCGCCAGGTGTCGACGCGATTCGCGGTGCTGAGCGAGATCCCCCGCGTCATGCGGGCGTTGCGGGATGCCCCTCCCGCGGCGATCGGCGACGTCGCGGTCTCGCGGCGCGACGATTTCGCCGCGGGCCTCGACGGCATCCCGCCGAGCGACATCCTTCGGCTGTGGTTGGCCGACGGCACGCGCGTCATGATCCGCCCGAGCGGCACCGAGCCGAAGATCAAGGTGTACATCGACGCGGTCGCGACGGGCGACGGGTCGTCGCGGCAGCTCACGGCGAAGGCCGAGGCGGCGGCCGAAGCGGCAGCGGCCGGAGCGCGAGCGCTGCTCGAGGCCATGTAG
- a CDS encoding acetyl/propionyl/methylcrotonyl-CoA carboxylase subunit alpha has protein sequence MARIEKLLVANRGEIAVRIVRAAKDAGIATVAVYADQDRDAMHVRHADEAYALRGTTSAETYLVIDKLMSVARRSGANAVHPGYGFLAENSDFARAVIDAGLVWIGPSPEAIDALGDKVTARHVAEQVGAPLAPGTLEPVSSADEVVAFADEHGLPIAIKAAYGGGGRGLKVARERDEIAELLASAQREAVAAFGRGECFVEKYLDRPRHVETQCLADAHGNVVVVSTRDCSLQRRHQKLVEEAPAPFLTDAQRDELYRSSKAILREVGYVGAGTCEFLLAADGTIAFLEVNTRLQVEHPVSEEVTGLDLVREQFRIAEGHELGYDDPEVRGHSIEFRINGEDAGRGFFPAPGHIQMYKLPGGPGVRVDSGVRTGDVITGAFDSLLAKLIVTGTTREEALARARRALDDFEISGMPTVIPFHRDVVRQPAFTAENGSFEVFTRWIETEYDNTIEPWSGEADEPPGPALRRNVVVEVNDKRIEVSLPERLLIAAGIQHGGVGRTMQGHPPRRRTPQSVTTEGAGSVQAPMQATIVTFSVEEGQSVVKGDLLVVLEAMKMEQPIHADRDGVVRGLTGAPGQTVPSGTKLLELVDA, from the coding sequence ATGGCCCGAATCGAAAAGCTGCTCGTTGCCAACCGCGGCGAGATCGCCGTTCGCATCGTCCGCGCAGCCAAAGACGCCGGCATCGCCACCGTCGCCGTTTACGCGGACCAGGACCGCGACGCCATGCACGTGCGGCACGCCGACGAGGCCTACGCGCTCCGGGGCACGACGAGTGCCGAGACGTACCTCGTGATCGACAAGCTCATGTCGGTCGCCCGCCGTTCGGGCGCGAACGCGGTGCACCCGGGGTACGGGTTCCTCGCCGAGAACAGCGATTTCGCCCGCGCGGTCATCGACGCCGGTCTCGTCTGGATCGGCCCGTCGCCCGAGGCCATCGACGCGCTCGGTGACAAGGTCACGGCCCGCCACGTCGCCGAGCAGGTGGGCGCCCCCCTAGCGCCCGGCACCCTCGAACCCGTCTCGAGCGCCGACGAGGTCGTCGCGTTCGCCGACGAGCACGGCCTGCCCATCGCGATCAAGGCCGCATACGGTGGCGGTGGCCGCGGCCTGAAGGTCGCCCGCGAGCGCGACGAGATCGCCGAGCTGCTGGCGTCGGCGCAGCGCGAGGCCGTTGCGGCGTTCGGCCGCGGTGAGTGCTTCGTCGAGAAGTACCTCGACCGTCCCAGACACGTCGAGACGCAGTGCCTGGCCGACGCGCACGGCAACGTCGTCGTCGTCTCGACGCGCGACTGCTCGCTCCAGCGCCGTCACCAGAAGCTCGTGGAAGAGGCGCCGGCTCCCTTCCTGACCGACGCGCAGCGCGACGAGCTCTACCGGTCGTCCAAGGCGATCCTGAGAGAGGTCGGCTATGTCGGCGCCGGCACGTGCGAGTTCCTCCTCGCCGCCGACGGCACCATCGCCTTCCTCGAGGTCAATACGCGGCTGCAGGTCGAGCATCCCGTGTCGGAAGAGGTGACCGGCCTCGACCTCGTGCGCGAGCAGTTCCGCATTGCCGAGGGGCACGAGCTCGGGTATGACGACCCCGAGGTGCGGGGACACTCGATCGAGTTCCGCATCAACGGCGAAGACGCCGGCCGCGGCTTCTTCCCCGCTCCCGGCCACATCCAGATGTACAAGCTGCCCGGCGGCCCCGGCGTGCGGGTCGACTCCGGCGTGCGCACCGGCGACGTCATCACTGGCGCGTTCGACTCGCTGCTCGCGAAGCTCATCGTGACCGGCACGACGCGGGAGGAGGCCCTCGCCCGGGCCCGCCGCGCGCTCGACGACTTCGAGATCAGCGGCATGCCGACGGTGATCCCGTTCCACCGTGACGTCGTGCGCCAGCCGGCGTTCACGGCCGAGAACGGCTCGTTCGAGGTGTTCACGCGCTGGATCGAAACCGAGTACGACAACACCATCGAACCCTGGTCGGGGGAGGCGGACGAGCCTCCCGGGCCGGCGCTGCGACGCAACGTGGTCGTCGAGGTCAACGACAAGCGCATCGAGGTGTCACTGCCCGAGCGCCTGCTCATCGCGGCCGGGATCCAGCACGGCGGCGTCGGCCGCACCATGCAGGGGCACCCGCCGCGCCGCCGCACCCCGCAGTCGGTCACGACCGAGGGGGCGGGCTCGGTGCAGGCTCCCATGCAGGCCACGATCGTGACGTTCTCGGTCGAAGAGGGTCAGTCGGTCGTCAAGGGCGACCTGTTGGTGGTGCTCGAGGCCATGAAGATGGAGCAGCCGATCCACGCCGATCGCGACGGCGTCGTGCGCGGGCTCACCGGCGCGCCCGGCCAGACCGTCCCGAGCGGCACCAAGCTGTTGGAGCTCGTCGACGCGTAG
- a CDS encoding NAD(P)H-quinone dehydrogenase — MATTFDRKHRIVVLGGGPGGYEAALSGAQLGADVTLIERSGIGGSAVLTDVVPSKTLIATAEAANEIAGSGELGLQFYTRGDDGKAQRPEIAVNLRKMNQRLLRLARSQSDDMHGTLEEAGVRIVEGEGHFESASTLSVRTDAKGTDFDSFDFDTAVVSVGATPRTLPTAKPDGERILTWTQLYGISELPSHLIVVGSGVTGAEFASAYLALGTKVTLVSSRDRVLPGEDADAADVIENVFKRNGMNVLSKSRAESAVRDGDEVVVTLEGGRQVRGSHVLIAVGSTPNTGGIGLDKIGVETTASGHIRVNRVARTSVPNIYAAGDCTDFLPLASVASVQGRTGVFHALGDEVRPIIRRNVASNIFTYPEIATVGWQQNAIEEGLRGGRVFKLPLAHNARAKMHGFKDGFVKLIAGKDTPTIVGGVIVAPKASELLLALSIAIEQRLTVDQFARAWAVYPSLSGSLTDAARAMHIPQIDNE, encoded by the coding sequence ATGGCCACAACCTTCGACCGCAAGCACCGCATCGTCGTTCTGGGCGGAGGACCCGGCGGATATGAAGCGGCGCTCTCCGGCGCCCAGCTCGGCGCCGACGTCACGCTCATCGAACGCTCCGGCATCGGCGGCTCGGCAGTGCTGACCGACGTCGTTCCCTCGAAGACCCTGATCGCGACCGCGGAGGCTGCGAACGAGATCGCGGGCTCGGGTGAACTCGGCCTGCAGTTCTACACGCGCGGCGACGACGGCAAGGCCCAGCGCCCCGAGATCGCCGTCAACCTCCGCAAGATGAACCAGCGCCTGCTGCGTCTCGCGCGCAGCCAGTCCGACGACATGCACGGCACCCTCGAGGAGGCGGGCGTGCGCATCGTCGAGGGCGAGGGGCACTTCGAGAGCGCCTCGACCCTCTCGGTGCGCACCGACGCGAAGGGCACCGACTTCGACTCGTTCGACTTCGACACGGCCGTCGTCTCGGTCGGCGCAACGCCGCGCACCCTGCCGACGGCCAAGCCGGACGGCGAGCGCATTCTCACGTGGACGCAGCTCTACGGCATCTCGGAACTGCCGAGCCACCTCATCGTCGTCGGATCGGGCGTCACTGGCGCCGAGTTCGCCTCGGCCTATCTCGCGCTCGGCACGAAGGTCACGCTCGTCTCGAGCCGCGACCGAGTGCTGCCCGGCGAAGACGCCGACGCCGCCGACGTCATCGAGAACGTGTTCAAGCGAAACGGCATGAACGTGCTGTCCAAGTCGCGGGCCGAGTCCGCCGTGCGCGACGGCGACGAGGTCGTCGTCACGCTCGAGGGCGGCAGACAGGTGCGCGGCTCGCACGTGCTCATCGCCGTGGGGTCGACCCCCAATACTGGCGGCATCGGCCTCGACAAGATCGGTGTCGAGACGACGGCGTCCGGTCACATCCGCGTCAACCGTGTCGCGCGCACCTCGGTGCCGAACATCTACGCGGCCGGCGACTGCACCGACTTCCTGCCGCTCGCGTCGGTCGCGTCGGTCCAGGGGCGCACGGGTGTGTTCCACGCGCTCGGCGACGAGGTGCGCCCGATCATCCGGCGCAACGTGGCATCGAATATCTTCACCTACCCCGAGATCGCCACCGTCGGCTGGCAGCAGAACGCGATCGAGGAGGGCCTTCGCGGCGGGCGCGTCTTCAAACTGCCGCTCGCGCACAACGCGCGCGCGAAGATGCACGGCTTCAAAGACGGCTTCGTGAAGCTCATCGCCGGCAAGGACACGCCGACCATCGTCGGCGGCGTCATCGTCGCCCCCAAGGCATCCGAACTGCTGCTCGCGCTGTCGATCGCGATCGAGCAGCGATTGACGGTCGACCAGTTCGCACGCGCCTGGGCCGTGTACCCGTCGCTGTCGGGCTCGCTCACCGACGCGGCGCGGGCCATGCACATCCCGCAGATCGACAACGAGTAG
- a CDS encoding XRE family transcriptional regulator, with product MTRGAHVDVDDEEMLDTLTIGRRIRQLRRSRGMTVDDLGAAIGRAASQVSVIENGKRELKVAELQRIARVLGASFDALLEPAGLSRRDELEIALERVQRGPIFASLQLPPVAVRKSLSDEAIETILRLHDELERLHRQRASTPEEARIANTELRGQQRKRNNSYEELERAAAELLAAINHRGGPLSQRATSQLADHLGFTLHYVNDLPITTRSITDHRNGRIYLAVRQPGTDPRSALLQALAAHVLRQPAPKDYGDLLRQRVETNYLAGALMIPEASAVEFLKAAKDARELSVEDLRDHFAVTYETAAHRFTTLATAHLGIPVHFLKVNSSGVLSKAYENDAVQFPVDALGSVEGQTVCRWWSARQVFEVEDRLSPYHQYTDKPAGTYWCTSSIQSSANGEFSVSLGTSFAHAKWFRGRDTKRRLTSTCPDPACCREPDPDRSAYWGDHVMPSARLTTSLLAAMPDGSTDGVDKVDVYEFLERHAPR from the coding sequence ATGACCCGAGGAGCGCACGTAGACGTGGACGATGAAGAGATGCTCGACACGTTGACGATCGGCCGCCGCATTCGGCAATTGCGGCGCTCACGAGGCATGACGGTTGACGATCTCGGGGCCGCGATCGGCCGCGCCGCCTCACAGGTGTCGGTGATCGAGAACGGCAAGCGCGAACTGAAGGTGGCGGAGCTGCAGCGCATCGCCCGCGTGCTCGGCGCATCCTTCGACGCCCTCCTCGAGCCCGCGGGGCTGTCGAGGCGCGACGAACTCGAGATCGCGCTCGAGCGCGTGCAGCGCGGCCCGATCTTCGCGTCGTTGCAGCTCCCGCCCGTCGCGGTGCGCAAGTCGCTGAGCGACGAGGCGATCGAGACCATTCTGCGGCTGCACGATGAGCTCGAACGCCTGCACCGGCAGCGCGCGTCGACGCCCGAGGAGGCCCGCATCGCCAACACCGAGCTCCGGGGGCAGCAGCGAAAGCGCAACAACTCCTACGAGGAGCTCGAACGCGCGGCGGCCGAGCTGCTCGCGGCGATCAACCACCGAGGCGGCCCGCTCTCGCAGCGGGCGACGTCGCAGCTCGCCGACCACCTCGGCTTCACGCTCCACTACGTCAACGACCTGCCGATCACGACGCGCAGCATCACCGACCACCGCAACGGCCGCATCTATCTGGCCGTGCGGCAGCCGGGCACCGACCCGCGTTCGGCCCTGCTGCAGGCGCTCGCCGCGCACGTGCTTCGTCAGCCCGCGCCGAAGGACTACGGGGACCTGCTGCGTCAGCGGGTCGAGACCAACTACCTCGCGGGCGCCCTGATGATCCCAGAGGCGAGCGCTGTCGAGTTTCTCAAGGCGGCGAAGGATGCGCGCGAGCTTTCGGTCGAAGACCTGCGCGACCACTTCGCGGTCACGTACGAGACGGCAGCGCACCGATTCACCACGCTCGCGACGGCGCACCTCGGCATCCCCGTGCACTTCCTCAAGGTCAACTCGAGCGGCGTGCTGTCGAAGGCGTACGAGAACGACGCCGTGCAATTCCCGGTCGACGCGCTCGGGTCGGTCGAGGGGCAGACCGTCTGCCGCTGGTGGAGCGCGCGGCAGGTCTTCGAGGTCGAGGACCGGCTGAGCCCGTACCACCAGTACACCGACAAGCCGGCCGGCACCTACTGGTGCACCTCGAGCATCCAGTCGTCGGCGAACGGCGAGTTCTCGGTGAGCCTCGGCACGTCGTTCGCGCACGCGAAGTGGTTCCGGGGGCGCGATACGAAACGGCGGTTGACGTCGACGTGCCCCGACCCGGCCTGCTGCCGCGAGCCCGACCCCGACCGCTCGGCGTACTGGGGCGACCACGTGATGCCGAGCGCGAGGCTCACGACGTCACTGCTCGCCGCGATGCCCGACGGATCGACGGATGGCGTCGACAAGGTCGACGTGTACGAGTTCCTCGAGCGTCACGCGCCGCGGTAG